A region of Methyloversatilis discipulorum DNA encodes the following proteins:
- a CDS encoding phosphatidate cytidylyltransferase — MLKQRVLTAIVLLLGLSAALWGMDLAAWGWLVAAILGFAGWEWARLIGFAPLGARVAGVLTFAVVGFCAQRAFDALGVVADAAPALSALHALAILFWLLIVPFWMSRGARPAQVWLVLTGLLVLLPPALALIQLRAIGVLPLLLLMAVVWIADIAAYFTGKAFGRHKLAPSISPGKTWEGAAGAVVAVQLYGLAIKPALFDAVQMPSAPFWAAMLLLLTAVSIVGDLFESMMKRQAGMKDSSQLLPGHGGVLDRVDSLTATLPLIGFYLLNLIPGASN, encoded by the coding sequence ATGCTTAAGCAGCGCGTACTGACGGCCATCGTCCTGCTGCTCGGACTGTCGGCCGCACTGTGGGGCATGGATCTGGCCGCTTGGGGCTGGCTGGTCGCCGCAATACTGGGTTTCGCCGGCTGGGAGTGGGCGCGCCTGATCGGTTTCGCGCCGCTCGGCGCGCGTGTCGCGGGCGTGCTCACATTCGCCGTGGTCGGTTTCTGCGCGCAACGCGCTTTCGACGCGCTGGGCGTTGTTGCCGACGCGGCGCCCGCGCTGTCCGCACTGCATGCGCTGGCCATTCTGTTCTGGCTGCTGATCGTACCGTTCTGGATGTCGCGTGGCGCACGCCCGGCGCAGGTCTGGCTTGTTCTGACCGGCCTGCTCGTGCTGCTGCCGCCAGCACTGGCGTTGATACAGCTGCGCGCCATCGGCGTGCTGCCCTTGTTGCTGCTGATGGCGGTCGTCTGGATCGCCGACATCGCCGCCTACTTCACCGGCAAGGCCTTCGGTCGGCACAAGCTGGCACCGTCGATCAGCCCGGGCAAGACCTGGGAAGGCGCAGCCGGCGCCGTGGTCGCCGTCCAGCTGTACGGCCTCGCCATCAAGCCGGCGCTGTTCGACGCGGTGCAGATGCCCTCGGCACCGTTCTGGGCGGCGATGCTGCTGTTGCTGACGGCGGTGAGCATCGTCGGTGACCTGTTCGAATCGATGATGAAGCGGCAGGCCGGCATGAAGGACAGCAGCCAGCTGCTGCCCGGCCACGGCGGCGTGCTCGACCGCGTCGACAGCCTGACTGCAACGCTTCCCCTGATAGGCTTCTATCTGCTTAACCTGATACCCGGAGCGTCGAACTGA
- the ispC gene encoding 1-deoxy-D-xylulose-5-phosphate reductoisomerase, whose translation MRRLTVLGATGSIGVSTLDVVARHPDRFEIVALSGHRQIDRLAEQCLAFAPRIAVVADADAAVVLRERLAGRVPTEVMHGVDALEMVAALPEVDTVMAAIVGAAGLLPALAAARAGKRILLANKESLVMSGDLFMREVAAHGATLLPIDSEHNAVFQCMPAKGREGVRRILLTASGGPFRRTPIADLASVTPAQACAHPNWDMGRKISVDSATMMNKGLEVIEARWLFDTPAERIDVVIHPQSIVHSMVEYVDGSVLAQMGNPDMRTPIAHALAWPERIESGVGVLDLAAGADLVFERPDLDRFPCLKLAFDALRAGAGTPAVLNAANEVAVAAFLEHRLGFRAIADVIAATLDTLPDQPSSTLDEVFAADAAAREVARRQVGARA comes from the coding sequence ATGCGCAGACTGACCGTACTGGGCGCGACCGGCTCGATCGGCGTCAGCACGCTGGACGTCGTCGCGCGCCATCCGGACCGCTTCGAAATCGTTGCGCTGTCTGGCCATCGCCAGATTGACCGCCTGGCCGAACAGTGCCTCGCCTTCGCGCCACGCATCGCTGTGGTGGCCGACGCGGACGCTGCCGTCGTGTTGCGCGAACGCCTGGCTGGTCGGGTGCCGACCGAGGTCATGCACGGCGTCGACGCGCTCGAAATGGTCGCCGCGCTGCCCGAGGTGGACACCGTGATGGCGGCCATCGTCGGCGCCGCCGGCCTGCTTCCGGCACTGGCGGCGGCGCGCGCCGGCAAGCGCATCCTGCTGGCGAACAAGGAAAGCCTGGTGATGAGCGGCGACCTGTTCATGCGCGAGGTCGCCGCCCACGGCGCAACGCTGTTGCCGATCGACAGCGAACACAACGCCGTCTTCCAGTGCATGCCGGCCAAAGGTCGCGAAGGCGTGCGCCGCATCCTGCTCACCGCGTCGGGTGGCCCGTTCCGCCGCACACCGATCGCCGATCTGGCCAGCGTGACGCCGGCGCAGGCCTGTGCGCACCCGAACTGGGACATGGGACGCAAGATTTCGGTCGATTCGGCCACCATGATGAACAAAGGCCTCGAAGTGATCGAGGCGCGCTGGCTGTTCGACACGCCGGCCGAGCGCATCGACGTGGTGATCCATCCGCAGAGCATCGTGCATTCGATGGTCGAGTACGTCGACGGCTCGGTGCTGGCGCAGATGGGCAACCCGGACATGCGCACGCCGATCGCCCACGCACTGGCCTGGCCGGAGCGGATTGAATCCGGCGTCGGCGTACTCGATCTGGCGGCGGGGGCCGATCTGGTGTTCGAGCGCCCGGATCTCGACCGTTTCCCCTGCCTCAAGTTGGCTTTCGACGCGCTGCGCGCCGGCGCCGGCACGCCGGCCGTGCTCAATGCGGCGAACGAAGTTGCGGTTGCCGCCTTCCTGGAACATCGGCTCGGTTTCCGTGCCATAGCCGACGTGATTGCCGCCACCCTCGACACCCTTCCCGATCAGCCGTCGAGCACGCTCGACGAGGTGTTCGCCGCCGACGCTGCGGCGCGCGAGGTCGCGCGGCGCCAGGTCGGAGCGCGCGCTTGA
- the rseP gene encoding RIP metalloprotease RseP, with translation MNPLFYLGAFALALGILITVHELGHYSVARLCGVKVLRFSVGFGRPLWMRRYGPDQTEWALSVFPLGGYVKMLDEREGEVAEHERDRAFNRQTVGRRFAIVSAGPIANFLLAIVVYWGLFIYGMEEPRALLAAPAAGTPAAVAGVTDGEQVRAVDGKAIASAQDLRWHVARAAVEGRSLVLETINERAEINSRRIDLSGIGSDVDATLMERVGLLPFRPRVATVVGSVGEGSAADKAGMREGDRVLSIDGRAVDDWAAMVQQVRELGGRTVDVVVLRDGAEKVLRADVATVEEGGQRFGRLGIGPEPDPSLRERLFVEVRHGVGESLLLAVGQTWDTALFSLKAFGRMITGELSWKNLSGPVTIADYAGQSAAMGLTHYIKFIALISISLGVLNLLPIPLLDGGHLMYYTIEFFKGGPVPERVMEIGQQVGLAILLMLMAFAFYNDINRLFG, from the coding sequence TTGAATCCGCTGTTCTATCTGGGAGCCTTCGCGCTGGCGCTGGGCATCCTGATCACCGTGCACGAACTGGGTCACTACAGCGTGGCGCGGCTGTGCGGCGTCAAGGTGCTGCGGTTCTCTGTCGGCTTCGGCCGCCCGCTGTGGATGCGTCGTTACGGACCGGACCAGACCGAGTGGGCCTTGTCGGTGTTTCCGCTCGGCGGCTACGTCAAGATGCTGGACGAGCGCGAAGGCGAAGTGGCCGAACACGAACGCGACCGCGCCTTCAACCGGCAGACCGTCGGGCGCCGTTTCGCCATCGTTTCGGCCGGGCCGATCGCCAATTTCCTGCTCGCCATCGTTGTCTATTGGGGCCTGTTCATCTACGGCATGGAAGAGCCGCGTGCGCTGCTGGCGGCGCCTGCGGCGGGCACGCCGGCAGCGGTAGCCGGCGTCACCGACGGTGAACAGGTACGCGCGGTCGATGGCAAAGCGATTGCGTCGGCGCAGGATCTGCGCTGGCACGTTGCGCGAGCCGCGGTCGAGGGCCGTTCGCTGGTGCTCGAAACGATCAACGAGCGCGCGGAGATCAACAGCCGCCGTATCGACCTGTCGGGCATAGGCAGCGATGTCGATGCCACGCTGATGGAGCGGGTCGGCCTGCTGCCGTTCCGCCCGCGCGTCGCGACCGTGGTCGGCAGCGTAGGCGAGGGCAGCGCGGCGGACAAGGCCGGCATGCGCGAAGGCGACCGCGTGCTGTCGATCGACGGCCGGGCGGTCGACGACTGGGCGGCCATGGTGCAGCAGGTGCGCGAACTGGGCGGCCGGACGGTCGATGTAGTGGTGCTGCGCGACGGTGCCGAGAAGGTGCTGCGTGCCGACGTCGCGACGGTGGAGGAGGGCGGACAGCGTTTCGGCCGCCTGGGCATCGGCCCCGAACCCGATCCGAGCCTGCGTGAGCGGCTTTTCGTCGAGGTGAGGCACGGTGTCGGCGAATCGCTGCTGCTGGCGGTGGGCCAGACCTGGGACACGGCCCTGTTCAGCCTCAAGGCCTTCGGCCGCATGATCACCGGCGAACTGTCGTGGAAGAACCTGAGCGGACCGGTCACCATCGCCGACTACGCGGGTCAGTCGGCGGCCATGGGGCTGACCCATTACATCAAGTTCATCGCCCTGATCAGCATCAGTCTGGGCGTGCTCAACCTGCTGCCCATCCCGCTGCTGGACGGTGGGCACTTGATGTACTATACGATCGAATTTTTCAAGGGCGGTCCGGTTCCGGAGCGGGTCATGGAAATCGGGCAACAGGTCGGCCTCGCCATCCTGCTGATGCTCATGGCGTTCGCCTTCTACAACGATATCAATCGCCTTTTCGGTTGA
- the bamA gene encoding outer membrane protein assembly factor BamA, with translation MRKFLLPALIAGLLSAHAHAFEPFVVRDIRVEGIQRTEAGTVFNYLPVRVGESFTEDKAAEAIKALFATGFFKDVRIEVEGDVLVVVIEERPAIASLDFTGMKEFDKEAIKKGLRDVGLAESRIFDRAVLERAEQELKRQYLSRGRYSVEVKTTVTPLERNRVAINFQVDEGEVAKIRQINIVGASAFKEKDLLKMITLTTPNWLTWYTKNDQYSRQKLSADVETLRSWYLDRGYLEFNVDSTQVSITPDKQDIYITISITEGKKYTVSGVKLSGDLLLPEEELRKLVKLKPGDEFSRKNLTDTTKAINDRLGNEGYAFANVNAVPEPDKEKQTVSFTVFVDPGRRVYVRRVNVLGNSKTADQVIRREFRQMEGAWYDGEKINRSRTRVDRLGYFDAATVETPAVPGTTDQVDVNLTVKEKPTGNLMFGAGFSSSESLILSTSISQQNLFGSGKSMSLSLNSGSINKTYALSFTDPYYTPDGISRGFDVYLRNVDPSRLRIGNYRTSSVGAGLRWGFPIREDDRINFGLAVDQTSIDTFSDSPQRYKNFVNEFGDTNNSLVSTIGWARDTRDSFIYPTRGSIQRVNGEVAIPPGGLRYMKASYQHQTYFPLWGNFVLMLNGELGYGRGYGDKPLPFYKNFYVGGIGSVRGFETASIGQRDRDGNGNLLRTTIGGDRRLVMNAEVLFPFPGMGQDKSLRLGTFVDAGNVWADGQSLSLGDMRYSAGLSVAWSSPMGPLKFSIAQPLNKDPLDRLQRFQFQMGNVF, from the coding sequence ATGCGCAAGTTTCTCCTGCCCGCCCTGATCGCGGGACTGCTGTCGGCTCATGCTCACGCCTTCGAGCCTTTCGTCGTCCGCGACATTCGCGTCGAGGGAATCCAGCGGACCGAAGCCGGCACGGTGTTCAACTATCTGCCGGTGCGCGTCGGCGAGAGCTTCACCGAGGACAAGGCGGCCGAGGCCATCAAGGCGCTGTTCGCGACCGGCTTCTTCAAGGACGTGCGCATCGAGGTCGAGGGCGACGTGCTGGTGGTGGTGATCGAGGAGCGCCCGGCGATCGCCTCGCTCGACTTCACCGGCATGAAGGAATTCGACAAGGAAGCGATCAAGAAGGGTCTGCGTGACGTCGGCCTGGCCGAGTCGCGCATCTTCGACCGCGCCGTGCTGGAGCGCGCCGAGCAGGAACTGAAGCGACAGTACCTGTCGCGCGGCCGTTACTCGGTCGAGGTCAAGACCACCGTGACGCCGCTCGAGCGCAACCGCGTGGCGATCAACTTCCAGGTCGACGAAGGCGAGGTCGCCAAGATCCGTCAGATCAATATCGTCGGTGCCAGTGCCTTCAAGGAGAAGGACCTGCTGAAGATGATCACGCTGACCACGCCGAACTGGCTCACCTGGTACACGAAGAATGACCAGTATTCGCGCCAGAAGCTGAGCGCCGACGTGGAAACGCTGCGCAGCTGGTACCTCGATCGCGGCTACCTCGAATTCAACGTCGATTCGACCCAGGTGTCGATCACGCCGGACAAGCAGGACATCTACATCACCATCTCGATCACCGAAGGCAAGAAATACACGGTGTCCGGTGTCAAGCTGTCGGGCGATCTGCTGCTGCCGGAAGAGGAACTGCGCAAGCTGGTGAAGCTGAAGCCGGGCGACGAGTTCTCGCGCAAGAACCTGACCGACACCACCAAGGCGATCAACGACCGTCTCGGCAACGAAGGCTATGCCTTCGCCAACGTCAATGCGGTGCCGGAACCGGACAAGGAGAAGCAGACCGTCTCCTTCACCGTGTTTGTCGATCCGGGCCGCCGCGTCTATGTGCGCCGGGTGAACGTGCTGGGCAACAGCAAGACCGCCGACCAGGTCATCCGCCGCGAATTCCGGCAGATGGAAGGCGCCTGGTACGACGGCGAAAAGATCAACCGCTCGCGTACCCGCGTCGATCGTCTTGGCTACTTCGATGCGGCCACGGTGGAAACGCCGGCCGTGCCCGGTACCACCGACCAGGTCGACGTGAACCTGACGGTGAAGGAAAAGCCGACAGGCAACCTGATGTTCGGTGCCGGCTTCTCCAGCTCGGAAAGCCTGATCCTGTCGACCTCGATTTCGCAGCAGAACCTGTTCGGCAGCGGCAAGTCGATGTCGCTGAGCCTGAACAGCGGCAGTATCAACAAGACCTACGCGCTGTCCTTCACCGATCCGTACTACACGCCGGACGGCATTTCGCGTGGTTTCGACGTCTATCTGCGCAACGTTGATCCGTCCCGCCTGCGTATCGGCAACTACCGCACGTCGTCGGTCGGCGCCGGTCTGCGCTGGGGTTTCCCGATCCGCGAGGACGACCGCATCAATTTCGGTCTGGCGGTCGATCAGACCTCGATCGACACCTTCTCCGACAGCCCGCAGCGCTACAAGAACTTCGTCAATGAATTCGGCGACACCAACAACTCGCTGGTGAGCACCATAGGCTGGGCACGCGACACGCGCGACAGCTTCATCTACCCGACGCGAGGCTCGATCCAGCGGGTCAACGGTGAAGTCGCCATTCCGCCCGGCGGGTTGCGTTACATGAAGGCCTCCTACCAGCACCAGACCTATTTCCCGCTGTGGGGCAACTTCGTGCTGATGCTCAACGGCGAACTGGGTTATGGTCGCGGTTATGGCGACAAGCCGCTGCCCTTCTATAAGAACTTCTACGTCGGCGGCATCGGTTCGGTGCGGGGCTTCGAAACGGCGTCGATCGGCCAGCGTGACCGCGATGGCAATGGCAACCTGCTGCGCACCACCATTGGCGGCGACCGCCGGCTGGTGATGAACGCCGAGGTGCTGTTCCCCTTCCCCGGCATGGGACAGGACAAATCGCTGCGTCTGGGCACCTTCGTCGATGCGGGTAACGTCTGGGCCGACGGCCAGAGCCTGAGTCTGGGCGATATGCGTTATAGTGCCGGCCTTTCCGTGGCGTGGAGTTCGCCCATGGGACCGCTGAAGTTCAGCATTGCACAGCCCCTGAACAAGGATCCGCTCGATCGTCTGCAGCGCTTCCAGTTCCAGATGGGCAATGTGTTCTGA